Genomic segment of Pochonia chlamydosporia 170 chromosome 1, whole genome shotgun sequence:
AAGAATCCAACCGAAGCTGCGAACCATTCACCACGAGCCATGGCGACGAAAGCCAACGGGGCAGCCACCAATTGcccagcaatggccatggcggtAAGATGGAAGAAGGTAGTAGAACTGCGAAGATCTAGTCAGCCATTTAATTCCCTTGTCTCAGGGTTGCAATTCGTTTGTATGTTGTTCTGCGGTTCTGGACGACCATCACTCATCAACGGTAACTGTTGTTGAGGGGTACAGAAAGCCGAAGAATAGGAAGAGGGAGGTGATCCGGGAAGGATGTAGTTGCATTCATACCGTTGCGCTTCTGTAGAAATGTCGCTGGCCATAGTGAACATCATGGCGGTGAAAACAAAAGGACCACCTCCGACgacggacatggaagcaCCAAGCCATATCAACCGAATGTCAAACGTGTCTGGAAAACGGCCTGGATCATGGCATGTTAGTTTCACATGAAATTCACATTTCACCTGGCGCGGAGCGATAACGGCACTGGCAACGTACAAACAACGAGGTCAACGAATTGAGACAGCGCAACACCGATTAGAGAGAGGATAAGAACAAGTTTGCGACCATACTTGTCGGCGACAATGCCGTAGGGGATCGTAGTGAGCAGTCCCGGGACCAGAGCAAAAGGCAGCTCCCATCCTTGAAGCATGGATAGCTCAGACTGCACATCTTCGTTCTTGCAACGCGGGTCAACGGACGATTCGAAGACATCGGGGTAGTATTTGCGACAAACAACACCCTCTATGATCTGACTTTCAGCGATTGATAGAAGAGATGCGCCGACTTCGACTGCTGTGAACATCAACAAGAACGGCAACAGCTGCAAAAAGCGTCGCCATGGCCCGTTGCTGCCGTCGACAGATCGTAAAGGTGCGCCGTCATGTTCTCCCCGGGTTGGGCTTCcctgaagaagagggcgacGTTCATCTTGATGTGCTGAAGAAGTCATGGTCGCATGGAGGTTTGAACAGAGACTGGCCCGTGCGAACGAAGCAGAACAGATACCCTGCGTCAATGAGAAAGGAAATGAAGCAGAAGCGGGAAGACAGAACACTGCACCATGGCAGGGAGAGTGACCAGCCTGACTATTCCTCAATTCTCAAGGGAGCCGAAGACCAGCGGACCAGACATCCTGTGAGGACGGTCTCCATAGCTCGGTGTCGTGACCTCGCCGCCGTTAAGTACGGACACTTTTCCCCGACTTGTTGGAACCAACATTGGACGGCGGCCGTAGTCGAGGACATCTGGACGTTCCAGCCGACATGCAGGGTCCGGAGCCTGCAAGGGGGGAGGGGTGGGcgcttcatcaatgttggttgttggtcgaTGTTTGGCGGACATGGATCATGCACCCGACCAAAAGTTCTGTCATTGTCTGGCGCCAGAGGACTAGACCTGACTGACTCTGAGGCATTCAAATGTTCTGGTCAAGCACTTGAGATTGATGTGCCCGGCTGCACCACCCGAAAGGCGCCTagtgcagtctggtgtctggtcagcagtctggtctggtggctctgCCCGTCCCCTGTGCTGTGATTCAAATCTTCAAATGTTGCGATCACCGCTTCGGTCCGCGTGTCTGACGAGGCCCCACATATCATGCACATTGACCAATACCAGAAACGTATGAGGTATGCACACGCCCAGATGCATAATTTGCCCCACCTTTACATCAATCTCATATGCATATAAGCATCTGCGACTGTTAGCCCTaccctccagctccagcctgAATTCAGACCTGCACACTAATCTCCCAGACAGAATGGCAAAGCATTTATGTTTTGGCTGCAGAATGCGATCTGACATGGACCATCGTCTGCCCGTGAATCACACATAAGAAGTATTAATGTTCTCAACCTGTGATTTAAGTTGTTTGACTTCCACCACCCTAAAGGTGTTCGTTGGCCAGGTTGCCGCACCAAGGCAGGATTTTCACGACCTGGGTGTCGATTCTGGAatggtcaagtctggtacaaCTCATCAGCTCGACAGTAATATGTCAGCTTGCCCGCTCGAATAAGCCAAAAGCCTAGAGGAAAATAGAAGACCCTAAACAGACATGGTTTGCTTACGCAACTGCCGCTAGGACCAGAGTCAattggttcaatgttctgtCTTCCCATGCCTGTCGCCAACTGTCATTGGGCTGGCGCATCGTGGAAATGTTGTCACCAGATTGCCATGCTTGGCATGTCGAGTTTACTCCAGCGAAATATATCCACACATTGAAGGCCTATTACTATCATGTCATGGTCGGTTGGCCGGGTGGTTGCCAACAAGTTGCTGCACCTGGTTCTGTCACCCAAAATGATCTGGCGCTTGGCAACCAGAACAACACTCAAACTCAAGTAGAACCATAGCTACCATATATATCCACCCTTGTGTGAGCGGACGCAGTACAATAGAGTCCTAAAAATATAGCCGGTCCGGTACGAAGGGTTCTCGGCAAACACATTCTTCGGTTGGGAATGCCTCTTCCTTCCCAATGTACCGCCGCGCCAGTTCTCCCGTCGTCAACATGTTCGCCAGGCCACTGTCCCGATTCCTGGCTCCTAGACCACTTTACCAGAGTGTGTACTATTCAACAGCCGAAGCTATAGCAAGGCCAGAGAGTATTGTGCCGCAACCCTCTCACTTCGTCCCCGCATATCAACCCTCGCCTGAGTTCGTCGTCGGGCAGCAAGACTCGTACTGGCAGAAGATTCCAAGATGGCAACATGTTACCAATGAGCAGTTCCTGAGCCACAAATGGCAAATGTCCAACACGGTGCAGTCAGAAAAGGCATTGTGCGAGTTCCTCTCGACAGTTCTTCCCGAGACAATCCCACCACAGAGTGACATGGAACCACATCTGCGCATCACGGATATCAACACACCAAGTCACTTCATCCAGCGTCTCAAAGAGGGAATACAGAGGGCTCCGATGGCAGTACGCCTTTCGCCGCATATCCTCAGCTCAATCAACTGGCAGGACCCAATCAATGACCCTGTGCGCCGGCAGTTTATTCCTTTGTCGTCGCCTCTTAATGTAGACCATCCTGCTGCGGAACTGGATCCCATGAAAGAAAACACATATTCGCCGGTTTCTGGGTTAATTCATCGATATCCTGATAGGGCTTTGTTTTTCGGTAAGTCAAGAAGCAATGACATGAATGGATAATTGTGGCTTTCGCTTCACCTCTGTCCGCGACATATCGTCTCTTGATGAATATGATTCATACCCTTCATTTCTGTGGACATTGCAGGCTAATAGAGCAGCCACCTCCATCTGCCCCGTGTACTGTCGCTTCTGCTTCCGATCTTACACAGTTGGAGCGGAGACAGAGTCAGTCAAGAAGCAGCGCTTTttgcccatcatgaagaaGTGGGAACCTCGTTTCCAATACATTGAGAACACACCATCTCTAAAAGATATTGTCATCTCCGGCGGCGATACCTATCTGCTTGAGCCTGAGCAGTTGAGATACATTGGCGAGAGATTGCTCAAAATTCCGCATATCCGCCGATTTCGATTTGCCAGCAAAGGCCTGTCTGTGTCCCCAAGTCGAATGCTCGACCCTAATGACCAGTGGATGAATGTGGTCATTGaactggagaagaaggcgcgGAAAATGGGCAAGCACATTTGTATCCACACACACTTCAACTCAGTCAATGAGATCAGTTGGGTCACTCGGCTCGGAGCTCAACGTTTGTATGAGGCCGGCGTGACAATACGCAACCAAACCGTGTTGCTCAACGGCGTGAACAACACGCCAGAAAAGATGTGTGCCCTTGTCCACGCT
This window contains:
- a CDS encoding L-lysine 2,3-aminomutase (similar to Aspergillus oryzae RIB40 XP_001822598.2), producing MFARPLSRFLAPRPLYQSVYYSTAEAIARPESIVPQPSHFVPAYQPSPEFVVGQQDSYWQKIPRWQHVTNEQFLSHKWQMSNTVQSEKALCEFLSTVLPETIPPQSDMEPHLRITDINTPSHFIQRLKEGIQRAPMAVRLSPHILSSINWQDPINDPVRRQFIPLSSPLNVDHPAAELDPMKENTYSPVSGLIHRYPDRALFFATSICPVYCRFCFRSYTVGAETESVKKQRFLPIMKKWEPRFQYIENTPSLKDIVISGGDTYLLEPEQLRYIGERLLKIPHIRRFRFASKGLSVSPSRMLDPNDQWMNVVIELEKKARKMGKHICIHTHFNSVNEISWVTRLGAQRLYEAGVTIRNQTVLLNGVNNTPEKMCALVHALGDINIQPYYVYQGDIVPGAEDLRTPMYDSLKLERAVRGQIAGFLVPNFILDLPAEGGKRLTRGVEDYDYRIGFSKLTAPGLKGEPTTMQYWDPLWSLSDEGRAEVLEIFKQKKEKAQATN